The Streptomyces sp. RKND-216 genomic sequence GCCGGAGCCCTCCAGCAGGGTCACGGTGGCGCCGCCCGCCAGCAGTCGGTGGGCCGCGCTCAGTCCGGAGATGCCGCCGCCGATGACGATCACGTGCATGCGTCCACTCTCGCAGACGGCGCGGGCGCGCCCGGAACGAGTCCCGACCGTGACCGGACCGCGACCGCGGGCGGCAACCGGTTCTCCCGCCGTTCCGTCCAACGAGCATACGGATCAAGTGCCTTGGGGGGTACGTAATGCAGGGGAAGTACGGGAGTGCGGATGCGGGCGGACGGCCCGCGCGCGTCCGGGCGGCGCTGGGCGCGGCGCTGCTGGCCGGTGCGCTGGCGGTGGCGGGCTGCGGGGCGTCCGGTGCGAGCAGCGACGGGGCCTCGGGGGTCAGCGCGGACAGCAAATCCGACGCCGGCGGCCTGACCCGGTCGGAGGAGAACGCGCAGAGCGAGCCGGGAGGGTCCAGGGCCGAGGCGGGGAGCAGCCCCGGGAGCAGCCCCGGGAGCGGCACGGCGGCGGACGGCTCCACCGACGGCTCCACCGACGGCGATACGGCCGCCGACACCGCCCGGGCCGCCGAACGGCACGTCATCAAGACGGCGTCGCTGACGGTGGAGACCGAGGACGTGCAGGACGGGCTGGACGAGGCGCGCCGGGCCGTGGGCACGGCCGGCGGCTACGTCTCGGAGGAGACCACCGACCGGGACGCGGACGGCGACGAGCGCTCCCGCATCACCTTCAAGGTGCCGCCGGAGGAGTACGACGGCCTGCTGGACGCCCTCGCCGGGATCGGCGAGCTCGAGGACCGCAAGCAGTCGGCGCAGGACGTCACCGGCGAGGTCGTCGACGTGGAGAGCCGCATCAAGACGCAGAAGGCGAGCGTCGACCGGGTGCGGAAGCTGATGGAGGACGCGACGGAACTGTCCGACGTGGTCTCGCTGGAGTCGGAGCTGAGCACCCGTCAGGCGGACCTGGAGGCGCTGCAGGCGCGGCTGGAGTCGCTGGAGGCCCGCAGCGGGATGGCCACCGTGACGATGGAGCTGCGGACCCCGGACGCGGCCCCGGTCGAGGAGGAGGACGAGGACCCGTCGGTGGGCGGCGCGTTCAGCGGCGGCTGGGACGCCTTCGTCACCATGCTGCGCTGGATCGCCGTGGCGATCGGCGCGTCGCTCCCGTTCCTGGTCGCGCTGGGCCTGCTGTACGTGCTGTGGCGCACGCTGCACGGGCGGCTGCCGCGGCGCACGCCGGTCGCGGCGACCACGGCCGCGGCGGTGCCGGCCAGGCCGGCGACCCCGCCGGGCGTGCCGTCTCAGACCGCGGAGCCGAAGGAGACCGCGGAGCCGAAGAAGACCGAGGGCTGACCGGGCCCGGCAGCGCGCCGGGACAGTCGCCGTCGCGCGCGCCGCGCCCTGCTCACGGCAGGGCGCGGCGCAGCCGTTCCAGGCGCGCCGCGACGTCCGGGTCGTGCTCCGGGCGGGCCGGGTCGGCGGGGTGGTCGCCGGTGACGACGTCCAGCGCCCGCACGTGGTCCGCGGCCCAGCCCTGATCGCGGGCCAGGATGCCCAGCCCGCCGCCCAGCAGGTAGCCGGTGACGCCGACGCCCGGCGCCGAGCCGTTCGGCGGCGCGAGCCCGTGGGGTGCGGCGGCCTCGATCACCCGCGCCCAGGTGGCGCAGGCCTGCACCCGCACCGTTCGGGTGCCGGCGTCGACGCGGACGCCGTTCATCCGCGCCGTGGAGATCAGCACGCCGCCGCCGAGCGGGGCGCGGCGCCCGTGGGCCGGTCGCCTGCACCGCGTACGGGACGCCGCGGGCGGCCGCGTGTGCGACGGCCTGCCGCACCTGATCGGCCGTCGTCGCCGGGACGATGCGGGCGGGGCGGGCGGGGAGCTGGTAGCCGGAGCACCGGCCGTTGTCCGGTGCGGGCGCTTCGGCGGCGTCGTGGTCCTGGTGAGACATGGCGTCAGGCTCCCGCCGAAGCCTGACAGGGCCGGTCAGCTTTTCGCGGTCCGTTCGTGGACATGCGCGACGAGCCGGGTCAGGGCGTCGGGGTCGGTGGCGGGCAGGACGCCGTGGCCGAGGTTGAAGATGTGGCCGTCCAGGTCCGCGGCGGCCTCCAGCACCTGGTCGGCCTGGTCCGCGACGGCCTCCCGGGGGGCGAACAGCACCGCCGGGTCGAGGTTGCCCTGCACCGCCTTGCCGGGGCCGATGCGCAGGGCCGCCTCGTCCAGCCGCACCCGCCAGTCGGCGCCGACGACGTCGGCGCCCGCCTCGGACATCGCACCGAGCAGCTCGCCGGTCCCCACGCCGAAGTGGATGCGCGGCACGCCGAGGCCCTCGACCGCGTCGAACACCTTCTTCGACGCGGGCAGCACGGAGCGGCGGTAGTCCTCGGGACGCAGCGCGCCCGCCCAGGAGTCGAAGAGCTGCACCGCCGAGGCGCCGGCCTCGATCTGCACCCGCAGGAACGTGGAGGTGATGCCGGCCAGGCGGTCGAGCAGGTCGGCCCACAGCTGCGGGTCGCCGTACATCATCGCCTTGGTGTGCTCGTGGTTCTTGGACGGGCCGCCCTCGACCAGGTAGCTGGCCAGCGTGAACGGCGCGCCGGCGAAGCCGATCAGCGGAGTGGCGCCGAGTTCGGCGACCAGCAGGCGTACGGCCTCGGTGACGTAGGAGACGTCACCCGCCTCCAGTGGCCGCAGCCGCTCCAGGTCGGCGCGGGTGCGCACCGGGCGCTCGACGACGGGCCCGACGCCCGGGCGGATGTCCAGGTCGAGGCCGATGGCCTTGAGCGGTACGACGATGTCGCTGAAGTAGATCGCGGCGTCCACCCCGTGCCGACGGACCGGCTGCAGCGTGATCTCGGTGACCAGGTCGGGGCGCATGCAGGAGTCGAGCATCGAGATGCCCTCGCGCACCTTGCGGTACTCGGGCAGCGAACGCCCCGCCTGCCGCATGAACCACACCGGGGTGTGCGGCACGGGCTCACGGCGGCAGGCCCGGAGGAAGGCCGAGTCCTGAGTGGCGGTCGGGGGGCCGGAGGGGCGGTCGTAGGCACTCACAGGAGGAAGTCTCCCACGCACTCCCCCGCGCCTCGTGTCCCTACCGGCGCCCGCCGGGCCGGGCGCCTACCCTCGCCCCATGGCAGCGGCTCGAACACATGAGGCGGGAGGCCCCGGCAACGGCGGCGCGGGCGCAGCGGGCTCGGGCGGCGGTGGTACGCGCGGCGGGGGCGGTGAGGCTCCGGCGGCTTTCCGAAGGGCGCTGACCGCCCTTGAGGTCGCGCCGCACCGGCCGGAGGTGCACTTCGGCGGTCTGCCCGCGCCGAAACGGCTCGCGCCGCACGCGCACGCCATGGAGGCGGTGGTGGAGGCGGACGGCGAGGAACTGGCCGACGGCCGCTTCGTCCTGCTGTACGACCCGGAGGGACAGGAGCCCTGGCAGGGCGACTTCCGGATCGTCACCCTCGGCCGTACCGAACTGGACGCCGAGATGGCCGCCGATCCGCTGCTGCCCGAGGTGACGTGGACCTGGCTGACCGGCGCGCTGGAGGCCCACGGCGTCGCGTACACCGCGCCGAGCGGGACGGTGACGCGCTCCGACTCCTCCTTCTTCGGCGGTCTCGAGGACCGTAGGCCGCACGCGGAGCTGGAGGTCCGGGCGAGCTGGACTCCGGTGGTCCCGGCGGGCGGTGGAGAGGTACCGGACGTCGGCGCGCACCTCGTGGCCTGGTGCGAGCTGCTGTGCCAGAGCGCGGGGCTGCCGCCCCGGGAGGACGAGGGCGGCGCGGTGGTGACGCTCCCTCAGCGACGCGGCCCCCGTCCGGTCTGAGCCACCGACTGAACAGCCCGCCGGCGCGGCCGGTTCCGCAACAGATCGGCGACCAGTCGATTGACTGTCCGAATTGCACCAATTGTTATCACCGATTCGTGATCATTCCCTAAAGCCGGGCGCCTGACCTGCCGAAGCATCAAGTGACCCCCTTCCACCAGGGCACGCCCCGGCTCGCACCCCGCTCCCCACGGGGGCCGCACCCGAGCCGGCACCGTCCCAGCCACTCCCCACAGGAGGCCCGGTGTCTGTTCTCCTCGAGCACCCCACAAGCCTGGTCGCCTACCGCCCGAACAAGCCGACGGCCATGGTCGTCGTCGCCGACCCCCGAGTCCGTTCCACCGTGACGCGTCACCTGTGGGCACTCGGAGTGCGGGACGTCATCGAGGCGTCGTCGATCGCGGAGGCACGTCCCCGAGTCGCCAACCCCCGCGACATCTGCGTCGCCGACGTCCACCTGCCCGACGGCTCCGGACTGAGCCTGCTGTCCGAGACCCGCGCGGCGGGCTGGCCGAACGGCCTGGCCCTGTCCGCCGCCGACGACATCGGCGCGGTCCGCAACGCCCTGGCCGGCGGCGTGAAGGGCTACGTCGTCACGGGCACCCGCAACAACCTCGGCGGCATGCATCCCCGTCCCGGCGCCGCCCACATGGGAGCGGCCGCGGCCCGGATGCACCGCCGTCCCGGCGGCGGGCCCGGCGGCCCCGGCCACCCGGGCGGGCAGCGCGAGCTGTCCGGCCGCGAGGTGGAGGTGCTGCGGCTGGTGGCGGAGGGCCAGTCGAACAAGGCGATCGGCGTGTCCATGGGCCTGTCGGCCCTCACCGTGAAGAGCCACCTGGCACGGATCGCGCGCAAGCTGGGCACCGGTGACCGGGCCGGCATGGTCGCGGTGGCGCTGCGCACCGGCATCATCCACTGACCCGGACGGTCCCCGGGCCCGGATACCGGGCCCCCGAGCCCCGGGGAAACGCCCGCCGACGCCGCTCCGGCGTCGGCGGGCGTTTCCCCGGGCGGACACACAGCTACCCTTGACCGGTGACCGACGCACAGGAGACCGAAACCCGCACGGCCAGAGTTCAGCCCTCCTCCCAGGACTCCGGTCCGGCGCCGGTCCCGCTCCTCGAACCGCGTGAGGGCATCCCGCCCGTCACCGCCACCGCACAGGAGCTGGCCCGGGTCGTCGAGCGGTTCGCGGGCGGCAGCGGCCCGGTGGCCGTCGACGCCGAGCGGGCCTCCGGCTACCGGTACGGCCAGCGGGCGTACCTGATCCAGCTTCGCCGACGCGGGGCGGGCAGCGCCCTCGTCGACCCCGTCGCCTGCCCCGACCTCACCGTTCTCGGCGACGCGCTGCGCGACACCGAGTGGGTGCTGCACGCGGCGACGCAGGACCTGCCGTGCCTGCGCGAGATAGGCATGATCCCCGAGCGGCTCTTCGACACCGAGCTGGCCGGACGGCTCGCCGGTTTCGCCCGGGTCGGCCTGGGCCCGATGACGGAGAACGTCCTCGGCTACGCGCTGGAGAAGGGCCACTCGGCCGTCGACTGGTCCACCCGCCCGCTGCCCGAGCCCTGGCTGCGGTACGCCGCGCTGGACGTCGAGCTGCTCGTCGACCTGCGGGACGCGCTGGAGGAGGAGCTGACCGCGCAGGGCAAGCTGGACTGGGCGCTCCAGGAATTCGCGGCGATCGCCGCCGCTCCCCCGCCGCCGCCGCGCAAGGACCCCTGGCGGCGCACGTCCGGCATGCACAAGGTGCGGCGGCGCCGGCAGATGGCCGTCGTCCGCGAGCTGTGGACCACTCGGGACCGGATCGCGCAGCGGCGCGACCTCTCGCCCGGCAAGATCCTCGGGGACGCCGCGATCGTCGAGGCCGCCCTCGCCATGCCGGCGGACGTGCCGGCGATGGCCGCGTTGCCCGGTTTCGCCCAGCGGATGGGCAAGCGCGGCATCGACCAGTGGTTCGCGGCCGTGGAACGGGCGCGGGCGCTGCCGGACCGCGAGCTGCCGCAGCAGGGCCAGCACGTGACAGGGCCGCCTCCGCCCCGCGCCTGGGCGGACCGGGATCCGGTCGCCGCCGCCCGCCTCACGGCGGCCCGCGCGGCGGTGACTGCAAGGGCGGAGGAGCTGTCGCTGCCCCAGGAGAACCTGATCACGCCCGACACGGTGCGGCGGGTCTGCTGGGAGCCGCCGGCGGACATCTCCGAGGCGGCCGTCCGCGAGGTGCTGCGCGCGCACGGCGCCCGCGAGTGGCAGATCGAGCAGACCGTCCCGCTGCTCACGGTCGCCCTCGCGGCGACTCCGGTCGAGGAGTAGGAGGAGCAGGGAGTGCCCCGGGCCGACGGTTCGGCCCGTTCCTCTTCTGCCCGCCGCTCTTCGGCATCGGGGGCATCGTCTGCGGCGTGATCGCCAACTCCAAGGGCGAGCGGCTGGCCAAGGTCGCCATCGGGGTCTCCGCCGCCGGTCTGGTCATCGGCATGATCATCGGATTCGTGGTCTTCCAGGGCACGTACGGGATGTAGCGCGGGCGCGTTCCCGCGCCTCGCACGCGTTGCGGGCCCGTCCGGCGTCGCCGGCCGGGCCCGTTCGCGTCGCGGCCCGAGTGTGACGTGTGCCTCGCGGGGTGCGGCGACTGCTTGCCAGGCGGTTACCGACAAGTAGCATAGGGCGTGGGAAGCGCGCCGCACGGCGTACCACCGCACCCCTGGAGGAGAGCCAACGTGCCTCGTACCGCTAGGGACGTCGTCTTCGTCGACGGCGTCCGGACCCCGTTCGGCAAGGCGGGCCCGAAGGGCATCTACCACGAGACCCGCGCCGACGACCTCGTCGTGAAGTGCATCCGCGAGTTGCTGCGCCGCAACCCCGATCTGCCGCCGGAGCGGGTCGACGAGGTCGCGGTCGCCGCGACCACCCAGATCGGTGACCAGGGCCTGACGCTGGGCCGCACGGCAGGCATCCTCGCCGGGCTGCCCTCGTCCGTACCGGGCTATTCCATCGACCGGATGTGCGCCGGCGCGATGACCGCCGTGACCACGACCGCCGGCTCGCTCTCCTTCGGCGCCTACGACGCAGTCATCGCCGGCGGCGTCGAGCACATGGGGCGGCACCCGATGGGCGAGGGCGTCGACCCCAATCCGCGCTTCGTGTCGGAGAAGCTGGTCGACGAATCCGCGCTGTTCATGGGCATGACGGCGGAGAACCTGCACGACCGCTTCCCGCACCTGACCAAGCAGCGCGCCGACGAGTACGCCGTGCGCAGCCAGGAGAAGGCCGCGAAGGCCTACGCGGACGGAAAGATCCAGCAGGACCTGGTGCCGATCTCGATCCGGCGCACCAACGAGGAGGCCGGGGAGACCGGCTGGGGCCTGGCCACCGAGGACGAGCCGATGCGGCCGGGCACCACGCTGGAGATGCTGGCCGGCCTCAAGACCCCGTTCCGCGCACACGGCCGCGTCACCCCGGGCAACGCGGCCGGCCTCAACGACGGCGCCACCGCGTCGATCATTGCCGCCGAGGACTTCGCCCGCGAGCTGGGCCTGCCGGCGCGAATGCGCCTGGTCGCCTACGCCTTCGCCGGCGTCGAGCCCGAGGTGATGGGCGTCGGCCCCGTCCCGGCGACCGAAAAGGCACTGAAGAAGGCCGGACTGTCCATCGACGACATCGGCCTGTTCGAGATCAACGAAGCGTTCGCCGTGCAGGTCCTGGCTCTGCTGGACCACTACGGCATCGCCGACGACGACCCGCGCGTCAACCAGTACGGCGGCGCGATCGCGTTCGGCCACCCCCTCGCCTCCTCCGGCGTGCGCCTGATGACGCAGCTCGCCCGGCAGTTCGAGGAACAGCCCCATGTCCGCTACGGCATCACGACCATGTGCGTGGGCTTCGGCATGGGCGGCACGGTCATCTGGGAGAACCCGCACTGGGAGGGCAAGTGACGAACATCGCCGAGCTGCTGAAGGGCGCGGCCCAGTCCTTCCCGGACGAGGTCGTCACCCAGGCGCACGTACGCCACCTGGACCTGCCGTCGCACGGCGGCAGGTTCGCACTCATCACGCTGGACAACGGCTTCGACCACAGCAAGCCGACCACCTTCGGCCCGCAGTCGCTGGCCAACCTGGACGTCGCGATCGACCAGGTCGAGGCGGAGGCGAAGGCCGGCGAGATCGTCGCGGTCGGCCTGACCGGCAAGCCGTTCATCTTCGCCGTCGGCGCCGACCTCAAGGGCGTCGAGGTACTGAAGGACCGTGCGGACGCCCTCGCCATCGGCCAGGCCGGGCACGCGGTGTTCCGCCGGCTGGGCGACCTGGGCGTGCCCAGCTTCGCCTACTACAACGGCGCGGCCATGGGCGGCGGCGTCGAGGTGGGCCTGCACTGCACCTACCGCACCGTCTCCCGGGCGACGCCCGCGTTCTCGCTGCCCGAGGTGTTCCTCGGCCTGGTCCCCGGCTGGGGCGGCTGCGTGCTGCTGCCGAACCTGATCGGCCCCGAGCGGGCGATCAGCGTCGTCATCGAGAACTCCCTGAACCAGAACAAGCAGCTCAAGGGCCCCCAGGTGCACGAACTGGGCATCGCCGACGCGCTGTTCGAGGGCGCCGACTTCCTGGAGCAGTCCCTGCACTGGACCTCCGCCGTGCTGCGCGGCGAACTCCAGGTGCAGCGGCCCGAACTGGACCGCGGCGAGGCGTGGGACGAAGCGGTGCGGCGCGGCCGCGAGAGCGCCGACGCGAAGGTGCACGGCGCCGCGCCGGCCGCCTACCGGGCGCTGGACATCATCGCCGCCGCCAAGGACGGCGACCTGCCGGCCAGCTTCGCCGCCGAGGACGAGGCACTCGCCGACCTCATCATGGGCGGCGAACTGCGCAGCGGCATCTACGCGTTCAACCTGGTGCAGAAGCGGGCCAAGCGACCCGCGGGCGCCCCGGACAAGTCCCTGGCCCGGCCCGTGACCAAGGTCGGCGTCGTGGGCGCCGGCCTGATGGCGAGCCAGCTCGCGCTGCTGTTCGCGCGCCGTCTGGAGGTGCCGGTCGTGCTGACCGACATCGACCAGGAGCGGGTGGACAAGGGTGTCGGCTACGTCCACGAGGAGATCGACAAGCTGCTCCTCAAGGGCCGGGTCAACCAGGACAAGGCCAACCGTCTCAAGGCGCTGGTCACCGGCTCGCTGGACAAGGCCGCCTCGTTCGGCGACGCGGACTTCGTCATCGAGGCCGTGTTCGAGGAGATGGGCGTCAAGCAGAAGGTGTTCGCCGAGGTTGAGGCGGTCGTGCCGGAGCACGCGATCCTCGCCACCAACACCTCCTCGCTGTCCGTCACCGAGATGGCGTCGCAACTGCGGCACCCCGAGCGGGTCGTCGGCTTCCACTTCTTCAATCCGGTCGCCGTGCTGCCGCTGCTGGAGATCGTGCGCGGCCAGCAGACCGACGACGCGTCGCTGGCCACCGCCTTCGGCGTGGCGAAGAAGCTGAAGAAGACCGCGGTGCTGGTCAAGGACGCCCCGGCGTTCGTGGTCAACCGCGTGCTGACCCGCTTCCTCGGCGAGGTGCTGCGCTCCATCGACGAGGGCACCCCCGTCGACGTCGCCGACCGCGCGCTCGCTCCCCTGGGCCTGCCGATGTCGCCGATCGTGCTGCTCGAACTCGTCGGCCCGGCCGTCGCGCACCACGTGGCCGGCACGTTGAACGGGGCCTACCCGGACCGCTTCGGCATCTCGGAGAATCTGGGCCGCATCGTCGCTGCGGGCAAGCGGAACCTGTACGTCTACGACTCCGGCACGCCGGAGCTGGACCCGGAGGTCGCCGAACTCTTCGAGACCGGTGACACCGTGCTGACGGAGGAGCAGGTCCGCGACCGCGCGCTGGACGCCATCGCGCAGGAGATCCGCCTGATGCTCGACGAGGGCGTGGTCGCCGAGGCGCAGGACGTCGACCTGTGCCTGATCACGGGCGCCGGCTGGCCCTTCCACCTGGGCGGTATCACGCCGTACCTGGACCGCGAGGGCGTCAGCGAGCGGGCCACCGGCAAGCGCTTCCTGGAGCCGGGGGTCGCATCCGTCCCCGCCTGACGGCTGACGGCTGACGGCCGAACGGCTCCGCAGCTCGCGAAGGGGTGCGCCGCACACGCGGCGCACCCCTTCCGCGCGTCCCCGGCCGGGCTCCCGGACGTACGGCCCCGTGGGAGGCTTGCGGCATGAAGACCCTCCTCGTCGTGGACGCGGCGAACGTCGTCGGCTCGGTGCCCGACGGGTGGTGGCGAGACCGCCGCGGCGCTGCCGAACGGCTCCGGGACCGCCTCGTGCCCTACGCGGACTCGGGGGTGCCGGGGCATCCGGGGCCGCTGGAAGTCGTCCTCGTCGTCGAGGGGGCCGCGCGATCGGTGGTGTCCGTGCCCGGCGTCCGTACGGTCGCCGCGGAGGGCTCCGGAGACGATCGCATCGTCGAACTCGTCGCCGAGGAGGGCCGCGACCGCACCTGCCTGGTCGTCACCGCCGACCGCGCCCTCCGGGACCGGGTCCGGTCACTGGGCGCCGAGGTCGCCGGCCCGCGCACCGTCCGCCCCCGGCCGTGAGTCACCGCCCGTGAGTCACCGGCCGTCGCGGCGGACGTGGAACACCGCGCCGTCGACCGTGGCGACCGGGCGGTAGTGGGCGGTGAGGTAGGCGTCGAGGCGGGGGATGCGGGCGGGGCGGTAGGGGGCGCCGCGCGAGTCGTCGACGACGACGGCGGGCGGGTGCTCCCGCAGGTCGCGCAGGAAGCGCGGCCAGGAACCGGGCATGGCGTACTGCTCGCCGGTGCGGACGCCGCCCCGGCCGCCGCTGAAGTTGGTGAGGAATCCGGCGGTGAGGTAGCGCGTCGCGGGCCGGCGGTCGGCGAGCCAGTAGTCCTCGGGATGCATGCCCCACACCAGGACGGGCTCGTCGGGGGCGGTGCGCTGCCGGAGTTCGGCGGCGACCCGGCGCGCGTGCTCCAACTCGGCGCGTTCGGCCGTGAACCCCCAAGTGACGAACCCGGCGGTCAGGACGCCGGTCAGAGCGACGGCGACGGCCGCTCGGCGCGGCGCCGCCGCCCGCAGTGCGGCGGTGGCCAGCAGTGTGAGCGGGGGCAGCAGTTGCAGGAAGTAGTGGCCGAAGAACTGGAATCCGACGGTGACGGCGACGGCGGAGGCACCCAGCCACACCCACAGGTCGGCGATGCCGGCGAGGCGGCGGTGGTACACGGCGCGCCCGAGCACGGCGACCAGCGGCGCGGCGGCCAGCAGCAGCAGCGTGGTGCCGACGACGGCACGGCCGGCGGCGAGGAGTTCGGCGCCCTCCGCCGAGGCGTACTCCCCCGACCCGGCGAACGTCCAGTAGGCGAAGCATCCGGGTCCGAAGTGCGCCGCCGCCACGCCGACCGGGAGCGCGGTCGCGGCGAGCAGTCGCAGCCACGCCCCCGCACGCGACCGGTCCTCGTCGCGGAGCAGCAGGAAGAGCACAGGCAGCAGGACAACGCCACCGGTCTGCTTGGTGAGGAGCGCCGCCGCGACGGCGAGGCCCGCACGGCCCCAGAGGCGCCGGTCGGCGTACCGGACGGCGGCCGCCGTCCAGGGCAGCATGAACACCTCGAAGGTCGCCGCCTGCGTGTCCTCCGGGCTCAGGCCGACGGAGAGCAGCACCGAGACGACGCCGGCCGTCCAGCCCGCGCGGTCGCCCCAGCGCCTGCGCGCGGTCGAGGCGAGCAGGGCGGCCGTGGCGACGGTGGCGACCACGGCGAGGGCCTTCAGCGGCCACAGCGACGCGTCTCCGAAGAGGGCGAACGCCGCCTGGTACAGCCAGGGCAGCAGCGGTGGTTTGCGGTCGACGACGGTCTCGTACAGTCCGCCGCCCGCGGCGAGCTGGCGGGCCTGTGTGGCGAGGAAGCCCTCGTCGGGGTTCCAGAGGGCGGTGGTGAAAGAGGGCAGGCGGGTCAGGACGGAGAGGAGGGACAGGACGGCGAGGAGCGGCGCCCAGAAGCGCTGCGCCCGCTGCGTACCGGCCGCGGGCGGCGCGGAGCGGCCGCGCCGGCCGGTGAGCGTCGTACCGGCAGTAAGCGTCGTACCGGCGGTGAGCGTCGTACCGGCAGTAAGCGTCGTACCGGCGGTGAGCGTCGTACCGGCAGTAAGCGTCGTACCGGCGGTGAGCGTCGTACCGGCGGTGAGCGTGCGCTGCGGGGGCTCTCCGGGCGGCGGCATGCCGTCAACCTATCGCCCGGGCCGCCTCCCGGGGGCCGCGTCGCCGTCTGCCGGGATCTCCTCCACCGGGGCCGCGGGGGCGCACTCCGCGACGCCGAGGCCGCGGGCGGCGTGGAGTGCGGCCTCCACCTGACCGGCTCCGGACGGTCCCCAGCCGCACAGTTCCGCGGCCAGGCGGGGCGGGACCAGCAGCCTGCGGTGGACGGTGCCGGTGGCGGGGTCCGTCGCGGCGGGGCCGACGCGTGCGATGGCGGCGGCCATCCGGACGCGTGCGCACGCCGGGCCGTCCGGCGGCGCGTCCCGGAGGTACCCGAGGTAGCGCAGACCGCGCATTTCGATCTGCGTCTCCTCCCGCACCTCGCGGCGGGATGCCGCGGCCGCGTCACGCTGCTCGAACGGCTCCAGCGTTCCGCCGGGGAGGCCGGCCTGCCCGGTGTCGTCCACGTACATGACCACGCGGCCGTCGGGCGCGAAGACCCACACCCACGACTGGCGGATGGGCAGTTCGTCAGGCACCGGCGCGTCGTACCAGCTCCACGCGGAGCCGCTGTGCACCCACGGCGCGATGCCGTGACGGCGCATCGTGTTCAGGACGGCCGGTTCCCACCCGTCCTCCAGGTAGCGGGGGCCGCCGTCCCGCCGTGTCCGGAGGGCGGCTTCGACGACGCGCCGGACGCGGTCTCCGACCCGTCCGTCCAGCTGCTCGACGGGGACGAACGCCACCTCGCCGCTTCCGGGCCGGGCGGAGGTGACGCGGTGCCGCGCCGAGCGGCTGATGCCGCCGCCGTCGAACACCAGGAGAGCGCCGCCGGTCCGGGCGGCTGCCGACTCCTGAGGAGGGGCGTACGGCGCGGCCGGGAGGGGCGTACGGGGCGTACGGGGCCAGTCGACGACCAGCAGCCCGCCCGGGCGCGGGGTGAGGCCGACGGACCGTGCGGTCTCGCGCACGGCGGTGTCCCAGGGCGTTCCCGCATCCGCCACCGTGCCGCCGGGGAGAGCCCAGGAGGCGCGGCGGCCCGGCCCGCGCACCAGCAGGACGTGCCCCGCAGCGTCGGTGACGAGCAGGGCGGCGGCCTCACGTTCCGGGGCGCCGCGGAGCAGCAGGGTCACGCGGGCACCGCGCGGAGCGCGTCGCGCAGCGCCGCCGTCGCTTCGCGCAGGCCGTGCATGTGCTGGGACATCCGGAAGAACACGGCCTCGTCCAGCAGCCGTTGGCACAGCCGGGCGCGGCGCGCGGCGTCGGTGTGCGGGTACCAGTCGGCGAGGAAGGGGTCGTACTTGGTGC encodes the following:
- a CDS encoding DUF4349 domain-containing protein — protein: MQGKYGSADAGGRPARVRAALGAALLAGALAVAGCGASGASSDGASGVSADSKSDAGGLTRSEENAQSEPGGSRAEAGSSPGSSPGSGTAADGSTDGSTDGDTAADTARAAERHVIKTASLTVETEDVQDGLDEARRAVGTAGGYVSEETTDRDADGDERSRITFKVPPEEYDGLLDALAGIGELEDRKQSAQDVTGEVVDVESRIKTQKASVDRVRKLMEDATELSDVVSLESELSTRQADLEALQARLESLEARSGMATVTMELRTPDAAPVEEEDEDPSVGGAFSGGWDAFVTMLRWIAVAIGASLPFLVALGLLYVLWRTLHGRLPRRTPVAATTAAAVPARPATPPGVPSQTAEPKETAEPKKTEG
- the hemE gene encoding uroporphyrinogen decarboxylase codes for the protein MSAYDRPSGPPTATQDSAFLRACRREPVPHTPVWFMRQAGRSLPEYRKVREGISMLDSCMRPDLVTEITLQPVRRHGVDAAIYFSDIVVPLKAIGLDLDIRPGVGPVVERPVRTRADLERLRPLEAGDVSYVTEAVRLLVAELGATPLIGFAGAPFTLASYLVEGGPSKNHEHTKAMMYGDPQLWADLLDRLAGITSTFLRVQIEAGASAVQLFDSWAGALRPEDYRRSVLPASKKVFDAVEGLGVPRIHFGVGTGELLGAMSEAGADVVGADWRVRLDEAALRIGPGKAVQGNLDPAVLFAPREAVADQADQVLEAAADLDGHIFNLGHGVLPATDPDALTRLVAHVHERTAKS
- a CDS encoding DUF3000 domain-containing protein — translated: MAAARTHEAGGPGNGGAGAAGSGGGGTRGGGGEAPAAFRRALTALEVAPHRPEVHFGGLPAPKRLAPHAHAMEAVVEADGEELADGRFVLLYDPEGQEPWQGDFRIVTLGRTELDAEMAADPLLPEVTWTWLTGALEAHGVAYTAPSGTVTRSDSSFFGGLEDRRPHAELEVRASWTPVVPAGGGEVPDVGAHLVAWCELLCQSAGLPPREDEGGAVVTLPQRRGPRPV
- a CDS encoding response regulator transcription factor is translated as MSVLLEHPTSLVAYRPNKPTAMVVVADPRVRSTVTRHLWALGVRDVIEASSIAEARPRVANPRDICVADVHLPDGSGLSLLSETRAAGWPNGLALSAADDIGAVRNALAGGVKGYVVTGTRNNLGGMHPRPGAAHMGAAAARMHRRPGGGPGGPGHPGGQRELSGREVEVLRLVAEGQSNKAIGVSMGLSALTVKSHLARIARKLGTGDRAGMVAVALRTGIIH
- a CDS encoding ribonuclease D, translating into MTDAQETETRTARVQPSSQDSGPAPVPLLEPREGIPPVTATAQELARVVERFAGGSGPVAVDAERASGYRYGQRAYLIQLRRRGAGSALVDPVACPDLTVLGDALRDTEWVLHAATQDLPCLREIGMIPERLFDTELAGRLAGFARVGLGPMTENVLGYALEKGHSAVDWSTRPLPEPWLRYAALDVELLVDLRDALEEELTAQGKLDWALQEFAAIAAAPPPPPRKDPWRRTSGMHKVRRRRQMAVVRELWTTRDRIAQRRDLSPGKILGDAAIVEAALAMPADVPAMAALPGFAQRMGKRGIDQWFAAVERARALPDRELPQQGQHVTGPPPPRAWADRDPVAAARLTAARAAVTARAEELSLPQENLITPDTVRRVCWEPPADISEAAVREVLRAHGAREWQIEQTVPLLTVALAATPVEE
- a CDS encoding acetyl-CoA C-acyltransferase → MPRTARDVVFVDGVRTPFGKAGPKGIYHETRADDLVVKCIRELLRRNPDLPPERVDEVAVAATTQIGDQGLTLGRTAGILAGLPSSVPGYSIDRMCAGAMTAVTTTAGSLSFGAYDAVIAGGVEHMGRHPMGEGVDPNPRFVSEKLVDESALFMGMTAENLHDRFPHLTKQRADEYAVRSQEKAAKAYADGKIQQDLVPISIRRTNEEAGETGWGLATEDEPMRPGTTLEMLAGLKTPFRAHGRVTPGNAAGLNDGATASIIAAEDFARELGLPARMRLVAYAFAGVEPEVMGVGPVPATEKALKKAGLSIDDIGLFEINEAFAVQVLALLDHYGIADDDPRVNQYGGAIAFGHPLASSGVRLMTQLARQFEEQPHVRYGITTMCVGFGMGGTVIWENPHWEGK